The Astyanax mexicanus isolate ESR-SI-001 chromosome 12, AstMex3_surface, whole genome shotgun sequence genome window below encodes:
- the chmp7 gene encoding charged multivesicular body protein 7, which produces MPVSLQQKVSTSSCLKFPPDWEDDERMSFLFSAFKENREVDMTDWDGKMNFWTPLIVESCRRRGSVCVSLQELNESFRRKGAVPLGLGTVVQTMIRSGKVQKESDFAANVDSGWLSWGVGLLLVRPLKWTLSALLGSGRVPLEESFVVIELVKEKASALLAAYRNSPLAGRSLLSFQEIRSLSSDICPDETTLCLALLQLQREKHVTVSLHEGDKLVKFIQPGQGRVSPVSEVELGIYQLQRSEKLLEERVEALGQEAEKCKEQAKALMKEGKKTQALRYLKGRKRVERKADRLYTQLETVKGILDRIASSQTDRLVMQAYQAGVAALRISLKGVTVERAENLVDQIQELCDTQDEVNQTLAGGALDSTDADSEELEEELKTLLEENAPDKSLTLPEVPSQPIAVKETGVLDDAFFQSLPSVPNTSITDEELDRELGRLRLGAT; this is translated from the exons atgccagtgtcactgcagcagAAGGTCAGCACATCCTCCTGTCTCAAGTTCCCTCCAGACTGGGAGGATGACGAACGAATGAGCTTCTTGTTCTCAGCCTTTAAAGAAAACCGCGAGGTAGACATGACGGATTGGGATGGGAAAATGAACTTCTGGACTCCACTGATAGTGGAAAGCTGTAGGAGGCGAGGGTCCGTGTGTGTAAGCCTGCAGGAGCTGAATGAAAGTTTTCGGAGGAAGGGGGCTGTTCCTCTGGGCCTGGGCACAGTCGTCCAGACTATGATCAG GAGTGGGAAAGTACAGAAGGAGTCTGATTTTGCTGCTAATGTAGATTCTGGCTGGTTGTCATGGGGTGTTGGGCTCCTGTTAGTCAGACCTCTAAAATGGACCCTGTCGGCTCTGCTGGGCAGTGGGAGAGTTCCACTCGAGGAGTCTTTTGTGGTGATCGAATTGGTTAAA GAAAAGGCATCTGCATTGCTGGCTGCATATCGGAACTCTCCTCTGGCAGGACGATCTCTTCTTTCATTCCAAGAAATACGCTCTCTCTCTTCTGATATCTGCCCTGATGAGACCACACTGTGTTTGGCTCTGTTGCAGCTGCAGAGAGAAAAACATGTCACAGTCTCACTACATGAGGGGgataag CTGGTGAAGTTCATTCAGCCAGGACAAGGCCGTGTGTCTCCAGTCAGCGAGGTGGAACTGGGGATCTATCAGCTCCAGCGCAGTGAGAAGCTGCTGGAAGAGAGGGTGGAGGCGTTGGGCCAGGAAGCAGAGAA ATGCAAAGAACAAGCAAAGGCTCTAATGAAAGAGGGGAAGAAGACGCAG GCGCTGAGGTATCTAAAGGGGAGAAAGCGTGTGGAGAGGAAAGCAGATCGGTTGTACACTCAGCTTGAGACAGTTAAGGGTATCCTGGACAGGATAGCAAGCTCACAGACTGACCGCCTG gtgaTGCAGGCATATCAGGCAGGTGTAGCAGCTCTGAGGATTTCCCTGAAGGGTGTAACGGTTGAGAGGGCTGAGAACCTGGTTGATCAGATCCAGGAG ctGTGTGATACTCAGGATGAAGTCAATCAGACTCTGGCAGGAGGAGCCTTGGATTCAA CGGATGCAGACTCCGAGGAGCTAGAGGAGGAGCTGAAGACTTTATTGGAGGAAAACGCTCCAGACAAAAGTCTAACACTACCAGAAGTTCCATCACAACCTATTGCAGTTAAAGAAACGGGTGTGCTGGACGATGCTTTCTTTCAATCCCTGCCCTCTGTGCCTAATACTAGCATCACAGACGAGGAGCTGGATAGGGAGCTCGGTCGACTCAGACT GGGTGCAACATAA